One window of the Leucobacter komagatae genome contains the following:
- a CDS encoding zf-TFIIB domain-containing protein, with protein sequence MNCPSDGTTLLMSERQGIEIDYCPECRGIWLDRGELDKILERAQAEAEAFAAQQAPAAPQHQAPQPPAAPLPDHYSQPVPPQPSGYGDRGHEDRGYDRRDRGYDRDRGYDRDDRKPRYDDRGRGGYGDPRYRKKKSPFEFLGDIFDS encoded by the coding sequence ATGAACTGCCCCAGTGACGGAACCACCCTGCTCATGAGCGAGCGCCAGGGAATCGAGATCGACTACTGCCCCGAGTGCCGCGGCATCTGGCTTGACCGCGGAGAGCTCGACAAGATCCTTGAGCGCGCCCAGGCTGAGGCGGAGGCGTTCGCCGCTCAGCAGGCCCCGGCCGCGCCGCAGCACCAGGCACCGCAGCCGCCTGCTGCGCCCCTCCCCGACCACTACTCGCAGCCCGTCCCGCCGCAGCCATCGGGGTACGGCGATCGCGGGCACGAGGACCGGGGCTACGATCGACGAGATCGGGGCTACGACCGCGACCGGGGCTATGACCGCGATGACCGCAAGCCCCGCTACGACGACCGCGGGCGCGGCGGCTACGGCGACCCGCGCTACCGCAAGAAGAAGAGCCCGTTCGAGTTCCTCGGCGACATCTTCGACTCCTGA
- a CDS encoding phage tail protein — MNGPSKVLAACVLVGLLSGGVGAVAATAIAGGGAVREGSPMQGCLDVSEGTLTLADAGSACDSDLVPVAWQSDKPATGAAGTDGADGADGAAGAIGKDGAAGAAGAAGAAGKDGGAGQAGASGRDGAAGRVGSAGATGAAGATGAPGSRGATGAAGRDGATGANGADGKDGAAGRDGIDGKDGVDGKNGAAGEAGAEGRQGDKGDKGEQGERGEQGQTGATGAAGKDGIAAWEFVSDWSASATYTAGPPTSIVTFGGATYVAARSSVGAPPAGSPSDWILIAAAGLKGERGEKGEAGAAGAAGKDGADGSDGADGAAGAQGSQGAQGIQGLRGLTGVAPWVFTGAYDSEVEYSGVAPASVVEFEGSTYVATREETFSGVAPTDTTAWELLAAKGATGATGERGVPGPQGPQGAAGNNDLQKLFGTNTHRAAPGHATDCMVGSVLLTAGAVTDGLPANGQILPVQGYQALYSLFGTTYGGNGSTTFGLPDMRGLAPNNMTYSICANGIYPQRD, encoded by the coding sequence ATGAACGGTCCAAGCAAAGTGCTCGCCGCGTGCGTGCTCGTTGGCTTGCTTTCTGGTGGCGTCGGCGCAGTCGCGGCAACGGCGATTGCGGGCGGAGGGGCGGTGCGCGAAGGATCCCCAATGCAGGGCTGCCTTGACGTATCCGAGGGGACACTGACGCTCGCCGATGCCGGGAGTGCCTGCGACAGCGACCTGGTGCCGGTCGCGTGGCAGAGCGACAAGCCTGCGACGGGCGCCGCGGGAACGGACGGCGCCGATGGGGCCGACGGCGCCGCCGGTGCTATAGGGAAGGACGGCGCGGCGGGTGCTGCCGGTGCCGCCGGTGCCGCCGGGAAGGATGGCGGCGCAGGTCAGGCCGGTGCGTCTGGGCGCGACGGCGCGGCTGGAAGAGTCGGATCAGCTGGTGCGACGGGTGCGGCTGGCGCTACTGGCGCGCCGGGTTCGCGTGGGGCGACCGGGGCCGCCGGGCGCGACGGTGCAACTGGCGCGAACGGCGCTGACGGCAAGGACGGCGCAGCGGGGCGCGACGGCATTGACGGAAAGGATGGCGTCGACGGCAAGAACGGTGCCGCCGGAGAGGCCGGCGCTGAAGGGCGTCAGGGCGACAAGGGCGACAAAGGCGAACAAGGCGAGCGCGGTGAACAGGGCCAGACCGGCGCCACTGGGGCGGCCGGCAAGGACGGCATCGCCGCCTGGGAGTTCGTCTCGGATTGGAGCGCCTCGGCGACATACACGGCGGGCCCCCCAACCTCGATCGTCACCTTTGGAGGCGCAACCTACGTAGCCGCACGTTCGTCAGTCGGGGCTCCACCGGCGGGCTCGCCTTCCGACTGGATCCTGATCGCCGCTGCTGGATTGAAGGGTGAACGCGGCGAGAAGGGTGAGGCCGGTGCCGCGGGCGCAGCAGGTAAGGATGGCGCTGATGGCTCAGACGGTGCTGATGGCGCAGCCGGCGCGCAGGGGTCTCAGGGCGCGCAGGGTATCCAGGGCCTGCGTGGGCTGACCGGCGTTGCTCCGTGGGTCTTCACCGGGGCGTACGATTCCGAGGTCGAGTACTCTGGCGTCGCCCCCGCGAGTGTCGTCGAGTTCGAGGGGTCGACGTACGTCGCCACTCGCGAAGAAACGTTCTCTGGCGTGGCGCCGACCGACACGACAGCCTGGGAGCTGCTCGCAGCGAAGGGTGCGACCGGCGCGACGGGTGAGCGAGGCGTGCCCGGACCGCAGGGGCCGCAGGGTGCGGCAGGCAACAACGACCTGCAAAAGCTCTTTGGTACGAACACACACCGGGCGGCCCCGGGCCATGCCACGGACTGCATGGTTGGCTCAGTCCTGCTGACCGCTGGTGCGGTGACGGATGGCCTTCCAGCCAACGGACAGATTCTTCCCGTGCAGGGGTACCAGGCGCTGTATTCGTTGTTCGGGACCACTTACGGCGGCAACGGTAGTACCACCTTCGGCTTGCCCGACATGCGAGGGCTCGCGCCAAACAATATGACGTACTCCATCTGCGCGAACGGCATCTACCCGCAGCGCGACTAG
- a CDS encoding RidA family protein, which yields MIRRIDSAPGLAPAIGPYSQAVVANGFVFTTGQVPFHADGTAPAAFEDQVRVCVENLRSVLETAGSGLDLVVKVNAYLTAPEQRDPFNRIYAEYFGEAKPARTTVCVDIWDIPFEIECVAVVREEASE from the coding sequence TTGATTCGGCGGATCGACTCGGCGCCGGGGCTCGCCCCGGCGATCGGACCCTACTCGCAGGCGGTCGTCGCGAACGGGTTCGTGTTCACGACCGGGCAGGTGCCGTTCCACGCGGACGGCACCGCGCCCGCGGCGTTCGAGGATCAGGTGCGTGTGTGCGTCGAGAACCTCCGCTCAGTGCTCGAGACCGCCGGCTCCGGCCTCGATCTCGTGGTGAAGGTGAACGCCTACCTCACGGCCCCCGAACAGCGGGACCCGTTCAACCGGATCTACGCCGAGTACTTTGGCGAGGCGAAGCCGGCGCGCACGACCGTGTGCGTCGACATCTGGGACATCCCGTTCGAGATTGAGTGCGTCGCCGTCGTGCGCGAGGAGGCATCCGAATGA
- a CDS encoding helix-turn-helix domain-containing protein, translated as MTSTAAGGAPPDEWWIATLADLRDDMDALVDDFVARLRAVGSGYEDISAGDIRATARETLTLLITELRGEPLPDHLQDLPRRLGVRRARQGVDRDRLLEAVRLDYRVLWAGLTRVVSAGDAALLVAHAEVVLSVVEDYIGEVQVAFLDELETLALDTRAAETRAIARLLAAEHPEEVAADVAADLGLPLEAEYEVVLVPSADAAGAHRLVADLQHTRARFLVWDFDDGVLFVRPRADVLGRHPLAAIRGVVVDEITGLAGVAEAARLAHLLAPYAPDGRLSDEHELWPPVAAATLSPILPGLSPAAVAGLGAVPPGDRGRIVETFLAYCETGSVKHTAEAGFVHRNTVVNRLRAFHDLTGMDPTVPRDAARALIALSGAGSGSGSGSGSGSGAPDRGSL; from the coding sequence GTGACGAGCACAGCGGCGGGCGGCGCGCCCCCGGACGAGTGGTGGATCGCGACCCTCGCCGACCTCCGCGACGATATGGACGCGCTCGTCGACGACTTTGTGGCCCGGCTGCGGGCCGTCGGGAGCGGCTACGAGGATATCTCAGCGGGAGACATCCGCGCGACCGCGCGCGAGACGCTCACCCTGCTCATCACCGAGCTGCGGGGCGAACCGCTCCCCGACCACCTCCAAGACCTGCCCCGCAGGCTCGGCGTGCGGCGCGCGCGGCAGGGGGTCGATCGCGACAGGCTGCTCGAGGCCGTGCGCCTCGACTACCGCGTGCTCTGGGCCGGGCTCACCCGCGTCGTGTCGGCGGGCGACGCCGCGCTGCTCGTCGCGCACGCCGAGGTCGTGCTGTCTGTCGTCGAGGACTACATCGGCGAGGTGCAGGTCGCGTTCCTTGACGAGCTTGAGACCCTCGCGCTCGACACCCGCGCAGCCGAAACGCGGGCGATCGCGAGGCTGCTCGCGGCGGAGCACCCGGAGGAGGTCGCGGCCGACGTCGCCGCCGACCTCGGGCTTCCGCTTGAGGCCGAGTACGAGGTGGTGCTCGTGCCGTCGGCCGACGCCGCTGGCGCCCACCGACTCGTCGCCGACCTGCAGCACACCCGGGCCCGGTTTTTGGTGTGGGACTTCGACGACGGCGTGCTCTTCGTGCGGCCGCGCGCCGACGTACTCGGGCGGCACCCGCTCGCGGCGATCCGCGGTGTCGTGGTCGACGAGATCACCGGTCTCGCGGGGGTTGCCGAGGCCGCGCGCCTCGCCCACCTCCTGGCGCCCTACGCCCCAGACGGGCGACTCAGCGACGAGCACGAGCTCTGGCCGCCCGTCGCGGCCGCCACGCTCTCGCCTATCCTCCCGGGCCTCAGCCCCGCTGCCGTTGCGGGCCTCGGCGCGGTGCCGCCCGGCGACCGCGGCCGCATCGTTGAGACCTTTCTCGCGTACTGCGAGACGGGCTCGGTGAAGCACACCGCCGAGGCCGGGTTCGTGCACCGCAACACCGTCGTGAACCGACTTCGCGCGTTCCACGACCTCACGGGCATGGACCCGACGGTGCCGCGGGACGCCGCCAGGGCGCTCATCGCGCTGTCGGGCGCTGGCTCGGGCTCGGGCTCGGGCTCGGGCTCGGGCTCGGGCGCTCCTGATCGCGGGTCCCTTTGA
- a CDS encoding ribbon-helix-helix protein, CopG family — protein MIARLVKNAEEGFPGAAFRAPGRPARSDEPTRAVTVRLTESELNAVMARAAREHRTRSEAIRAALAEWAQEPA, from the coding sequence GTGATTGCTCGACTCGTGAAGAACGCAGAGGAGGGGTTCCCTGGTGCGGCGTTCAGGGCCCCGGGACGACCAGCGCGCTCGGACGAGCCAACCCGCGCAGTGACTGTGCGATTGACCGAGTCGGAGCTCAACGCGGTGATGGCGCGCGCAGCTCGCGAGCATCGCACTCGTTCTGAAGCGATCCGCGCGGCGTTGGCCGAGTGGGCGCAGGAGCCCGCTTAA
- the nrdF gene encoding class 1b ribonucleoside-diphosphate reductase subunit beta — protein MNFKLGHAVQAINWNRIEDEKDLEVWNRLVNNFWLPEKVPLSNDVQSWATLTPDEQLLTMRVFTGLTLLDTIQGTVGAVSLIPDAVTPHEEAVYTNIAFMESVHAKSYSSIFSTLASTQEIDDAFRWSTENAALQKKAQIIVDYYEGDDPLKRKVASTLLESFLFYSGFYLPIYWSSKAKLTNTADLIRLIIRDEAVHGYYIGYKYQLAVAKETPERQKELKEYTLALLYDLYENEILYTQDLYDPVGLTEDVKKFLHYNANKALMNLGYDPMFPKEMTDVNPAILSALSPNADENHDFFSGSGSSYVIGKAEATEDEDWDF, from the coding sequence ATGAACTTCAAGCTGGGCCATGCAGTTCAGGCAATTAACTGGAACCGCATTGAGGACGAGAAGGACCTTGAGGTCTGGAACCGTCTGGTGAACAACTTCTGGCTTCCCGAGAAGGTGCCGCTTTCGAACGATGTGCAGTCGTGGGCGACGCTCACGCCTGACGAGCAGCTGCTCACGATGCGCGTCTTCACCGGGCTCACGCTGCTTGACACGATTCAGGGCACCGTCGGTGCTGTCTCGCTGATTCCCGACGCGGTTACGCCGCACGAGGAAGCCGTCTACACGAACATTGCGTTCATGGAGTCGGTGCACGCGAAGAGCTACTCCTCAATCTTCTCGACGCTCGCGTCGACGCAGGAGATTGACGACGCGTTCCGCTGGTCGACTGAGAACGCTGCGCTGCAGAAGAAGGCGCAGATCATCGTTGACTACTACGAGGGCGACGACCCCCTGAAGCGCAAGGTGGCCTCGACGCTGCTCGAGTCGTTCCTGTTCTACTCGGGCTTCTACCTGCCGATCTACTGGTCCTCAAAGGCGAAGCTCACGAACACCGCCGACCTCATTCGCCTCATCATCCGCGACGAGGCCGTGCACGGCTACTACATCGGCTACAAGTACCAGCTTGCGGTCGCGAAGGAGACCCCGGAGCGCCAGAAGGAGCTCAAGGAGTACACCCTCGCGCTCCTGTATGACCTCTACGAGAACGAGATCCTGTACACGCAGGATCTCTACGATCCCGTAGGCCTCACTGAGGACGTCAAGAAGTTCCTCCACTACAACGCCAACAAGGCGCTGATGAACCTCGGTTACGACCCGATGTTCCCGAAGGAAATGACCGACGTGAACCCGGCGATCCTTTCGGCGCTCTCGCCGAACGCTGACGAGAACCACGACTTCTTCTCGGGCTCGGGCTCGTCGTACGTCATCGGCAAGGCTGAGGCCACCGAGGACGAGGACTGGGACTTCTAA
- a CDS encoding MFS transporter → MTAQLATDEAVPNARLDQSKMRKIATASVIGTTVEWYDLFLFGTASALVFNQVFFPDLPPAVGTILSFLTFAAAYVARTVGAILFGHFGDRLGRKSMLLVSLLTMGAATLAIGLVPDYNTIGIAAPFILLTLRIIQGLALGGEWGGAVLMTVEHAPENKRGWYGSLVQVGVPFGTLLANVAFLIVTASVSQEALISWGWRVPFIASILLVAVGIYIRLNIEETPSFQQVREQGAKAKLPFAYLMKHYWKQVVLGGIATLSTGSTFTLMVASGMNYGTSEKGFSANLMLWVVLIACLLGLFLIPFFGRLSDKYGRKPIIAAGIAAEALLAFPFFWLINTGNTGALFLAYGLMMVAFSANYGPIATFLAELFGSKVRYSGLSIAYMLSGLLGSAITPAVTVWLLDLTGQSDSIAWYIAAAAALSFVALFLLSDNHKRDIDRVGATTAISVDH, encoded by the coding sequence ATGACTGCACAGCTAGCTACGGACGAGGCTGTCCCAAACGCACGCCTTGACCAGTCCAAGATGCGGAAGATCGCCACGGCGAGCGTCATCGGAACGACTGTTGAGTGGTACGACCTGTTCCTGTTCGGAACGGCCTCGGCCCTCGTCTTCAACCAGGTCTTCTTCCCCGACCTGCCCCCGGCCGTCGGCACGATCCTGTCGTTCCTGACGTTCGCGGCTGCGTACGTCGCGCGCACCGTCGGCGCGATCCTGTTCGGCCACTTCGGTGACCGCCTCGGCCGCAAGTCGATGCTGCTCGTCTCGCTCCTCACGATGGGCGCGGCGACCCTCGCAATCGGCCTCGTGCCCGACTACAACACGATCGGCATCGCGGCGCCCTTCATCCTGCTGACGCTCCGCATCATCCAGGGCCTCGCGCTCGGCGGCGAGTGGGGTGGCGCGGTGCTCATGACCGTTGAGCACGCACCCGAGAATAAGCGCGGCTGGTACGGCTCGCTCGTGCAGGTCGGCGTTCCGTTCGGCACGCTGCTCGCGAACGTCGCGTTCCTCATCGTCACCGCCTCGGTGTCGCAGGAGGCGCTCATCTCGTGGGGCTGGCGCGTTCCGTTCATCGCCTCGATCCTGCTCGTTGCTGTCGGCATCTACATTCGCCTGAACATCGAAGAGACCCCGAGCTTCCAGCAGGTCCGCGAGCAGGGCGCGAAGGCCAAGCTGCCGTTTGCGTACCTCATGAAGCACTACTGGAAGCAGGTTGTGCTCGGCGGCATCGCGACCCTCTCGACAGGCTCCACTTTCACCCTCATGGTCGCCTCGGGCATGAACTACGGTACGAGCGAGAAGGGCTTCTCGGCAAACCTCATGCTGTGGGTTGTGCTCATCGCTTGCCTCCTCGGCCTGTTCCTCATCCCGTTCTTCGGCAGGCTCTCCGATAAGTACGGCCGCAAGCCGATCATCGCCGCGGGCATCGCCGCCGAGGCACTTCTCGCGTTCCCGTTCTTCTGGCTCATCAACACCGGCAACACGGGCGCCCTGTTCCTCGCGTACGGCCTGATGATGGTCGCGTTCTCGGCGAACTACGGCCCGATCGCGACGTTCCTCGCTGAGCTGTTCGGCTCGAAGGTGCGCTACTCGGGGCTCTCGATCGCGTACATGCTCTCCGGCCTGCTGGGCTCGGCGATCACCCCCGCGGTCACCGTGTGGCTGCTCGACCTTACCGGTCAGAGCGACTCGATCGCCTGGTACATCGCCGCCGCCGCGGCGCTGTCGTTCGTCGCGCTGTTCCTGCTGAGCGACAACCACAAGCGCGACATCGACCGCGTCGGCGCGACCACGGCAATCTCGGTCGACCATTGA
- the nrdE gene encoding class 1b ribonucleoside-diphosphate reductase subunit alpha, whose translation MEPGLESSKISEMDYHSLNAMLNLYDADGKIQFDKDREAARQYFLQHVNQNMVFFHNFEERLRYLIDNDYYEKALLDQYSTKFIEQLTDEAYALKFRFPAFLGAFKFFTSYALKTFDGKRYLERFEDRVVMVSLGLAQGDQELARGFMREMISGRFQPATPTFLNMGKAQRGELVSCFLLRVEDNMESISRGINSSLQLSKRGGGVALSLSNIREAGAPIKKIENQSSGIIPVMKLLEDSFSYANQLGARQGAGAVYLSAHHPDIMKFLDTKRENADEKIRIKTLSLGVVVPDITFELAKKNEDMYLFSPYDVERVYGVPFGDLSVTEHYYDMVNDSRISKTKISARHFFQTVAELQFESGYPYIVFEDTVNKANPIKGRINMSNLCSEILQVNTPTTYNEDLSYRDIGKDISCNLGSMNIAMAMDGGNFGETVDLAIRSLTAVSDMSSITSVRSIEDGNAQSHAIGLGQMNLHGYLAREHIHYGSEEGIDFTNIYFYTVLFHALTASNKIAIERKQVFGGFEDSKYASGEFFDKYTDEVWEPATERVRELFADANVEIPTQADWAALKASVMEHGIYNQNLQAVPPTGSISYINNSTSSIHPIASKVEIRKEGKLGRVYYPAPFMTNDNLEYYEDAYEIGPEKIIDTYAAATQHVDQGLSLTLFFKDTATTRDINKAQIYAWRKGIKTIYYIRLRQLALEGTDMTECVSCML comes from the coding sequence ATGGAGCCGGGGCTTGAATCGTCGAAGATCAGCGAGATGGATTACCACTCGCTGAACGCGATGCTCAATCTGTACGACGCAGACGGCAAGATCCAGTTCGACAAGGATCGCGAGGCCGCGCGGCAGTACTTCCTGCAGCACGTCAACCAGAACATGGTGTTCTTCCACAACTTTGAGGAGCGCCTGCGCTACCTCATCGACAACGACTACTACGAGAAGGCGCTGCTCGACCAGTACTCGACGAAGTTCATCGAGCAGCTCACCGACGAGGCCTACGCGCTGAAGTTCCGCTTCCCCGCGTTCCTCGGGGCCTTCAAATTCTTCACGTCGTACGCGCTGAAGACGTTTGACGGCAAGCGCTACCTCGAGCGGTTCGAAGATCGCGTCGTGATGGTCTCGCTCGGGCTTGCCCAGGGCGACCAGGAGCTCGCGCGCGGTTTCATGCGCGAGATGATCTCGGGCCGGTTCCAGCCTGCGACCCCGACCTTCCTGAACATGGGCAAGGCGCAGCGCGGCGAGCTCGTCTCCTGCTTCCTGCTCCGCGTTGAGGACAACATGGAGTCGATCTCGCGTGGCATCAACTCGTCGCTGCAGCTCTCGAAGCGCGGCGGCGGCGTGGCGCTCTCGCTCTCGAACATCCGCGAGGCCGGTGCTCCGATCAAGAAGATCGAGAACCAGTCGTCGGGCATCATCCCCGTGATGAAGCTGCTCGAAGACAGCTTCAGCTACGCGAACCAGCTCGGTGCGCGCCAGGGTGCTGGCGCGGTCTACCTGTCGGCCCATCACCCCGACATCATGAAGTTCCTCGACACGAAGCGCGAGAACGCGGACGAGAAGATCCGCATCAAGACGCTCTCGCTCGGCGTCGTCGTGCCCGACATCACCTTCGAACTCGCGAAGAAGAACGAGGACATGTACCTCTTCTCGCCGTACGACGTCGAGCGCGTCTACGGTGTGCCCTTCGGCGACCTCTCGGTGACCGAGCACTACTATGACATGGTCAACGACTCGCGCATCTCGAAGACGAAGATCAGTGCACGCCACTTCTTCCAGACCGTCGCCGAGCTGCAGTTCGAGTCGGGCTACCCGTACATCGTGTTCGAAGACACTGTGAACAAGGCGAACCCGATCAAGGGCCGCATCAACATGTCTAACCTCTGCTCCGAGATCCTCCAGGTCAACACCCCGACCACCTACAACGAGGACCTCAGCTACCGAGACATCGGCAAGGACATCTCCTGCAACCTCGGGTCGATGAACATCGCTATGGCGATGGACGGCGGCAACTTCGGTGAGACCGTCGACCTCGCGATCCGCTCGCTCACCGCAGTGAGCGACATGAGCTCGATCACCTCGGTGCGCTCGATCGAAGATGGCAACGCCCAGTCGCACGCCATCGGCCTCGGCCAGATGAACCTGCACGGCTACCTCGCTCGCGAGCACATCCACTACGGCTCCGAAGAGGGCATCGACTTCACGAACATCTACTTCTACACGGTGCTGTTCCACGCGCTCACCGCGTCGAACAAGATCGCGATCGAGCGGAAGCAGGTCTTCGGCGGCTTCGAGGATTCGAAGTACGCATCGGGCGAGTTCTTCGACAAGTACACCGACGAAGTGTGGGAGCCGGCGACCGAGCGCGTCCGCGAACTGTTCGCCGACGCGAACGTCGAGATCCCGACCCAGGCTGACTGGGCCGCGCTGAAGGCCTCCGTCATGGAGCACGGCATCTACAACCAGAACCTGCAGGCCGTGCCGCCGACGGGCTCGATTTCCTACATCAACAACTCCACGAGCTCGATCCACCCGATCGCCTCGAAGGTTGAGATTCGTAAGGAAGGCAAGCTCGGCCGCGTCTACTACCCGGCGCCGTTCATGACGAACGACAACCTCGAGTACTACGAGGATGCGTACGAGATCGGCCCCGAGAAGATCATCGACACGTACGCCGCGGCGACGCAGCACGTCGACCAGGGCCTCTCGCTGACGCTGTTCTTCAAGGACACGGCGACGACCCGCGACATCAACAAGGCGCAGATCTACGCGTGGCGCAAGGGCATCAAGACGATCTACTACATCCGTCTTCGCCAGCTTGCGCTCGAGGGCACCGACATGACCGAGTGCGTCAGCTGCATGCTGTAA
- a CDS encoding isocitrate lyase/PEP mutase family protein codes for MTTQASKAQRLSELHAAPEILRVVNVWDAISTKAVVGLPETRAIATAGHSIAATFGYADGEIPLELTLDMVGRIVEAAGDLPVSADLDAGYGDAGEAVRRVIGVGAVGANIEDRLRPLSEFVAEVEAVVAAGAVEGVPFALNARTDAFVRAGGRPLEESIADAIERGRAYLDAGADVVFVPGVLDADTTRKLVEGIGERKISVIGLPGALSAREYEDLGVARISYGPMTQRVALTAYQDLAIDLYRDGAIPASVRELN; via the coding sequence ATGACAACCCAGGCATCCAAGGCCCAGCGCCTCTCCGAACTTCACGCAGCCCCTGAGATTCTTCGCGTCGTCAACGTCTGGGACGCGATCTCGACGAAGGCCGTCGTAGGCCTCCCCGAGACGCGTGCGATCGCGACCGCCGGGCACTCGATCGCGGCGACGTTTGGCTACGCCGACGGGGAGATCCCGCTCGAGCTGACCCTCGACATGGTCGGGCGCATCGTCGAGGCTGCGGGGGACCTGCCGGTGAGCGCTGATCTCGACGCGGGCTACGGCGACGCGGGTGAGGCGGTGCGCCGCGTCATCGGCGTTGGCGCTGTCGGTGCGAACATCGAGGATCGGCTGCGGCCGCTCTCGGAGTTCGTCGCTGAGGTCGAGGCCGTCGTTGCTGCCGGCGCCGTCGAGGGCGTGCCGTTCGCGCTCAACGCCCGCACCGACGCGTTCGTGCGCGCGGGCGGGCGGCCGCTCGAGGAGTCCATCGCCGACGCGATCGAGCGCGGGCGCGCCTACCTCGACGCCGGCGCAGACGTCGTGTTTGTGCCCGGCGTGCTCGACGCCGACACCACGCGCAAGCTCGTTGAGGGGATCGGCGAGCGGAAGATCAGCGTGATCGGGCTGCCTGGCGCGCTCTCCGCGCGAGAGTACGAGGATCTCGGGGTCGCCCGCATTTCGTACGGCCCGATGACGCAGCGGGTCGCGCTGACCGCGTATCAGGATCTCGCGATCGACCTCTACCGTGATGGCGCGATCCCGGCGTCGGTGCGCGAGCTGAACTAG
- a CDS encoding long-chain-fatty-acid--CoA ligase has translation MHLNETREWNRFYAKGTPIDIEPVTGSLADLLDERCAQWADRDAISFFGRTVTYRELGERVSRVAQGLADLGVGAGDRVALIMPNAPQHVIAFYAVLRLGAIVVEHNPLYTRDELETQFRDHRASVVIAWTNVVETVQSLPKDLGIETVVAVDVTRAMPFATRAALRLPIAKAREGRAKLWAETTGTVPFATLERAQALPASHPRPSRDDIACLQYTSGTTGTPKGAMISHGNLWANARQGAAWMPDFTRGEGSIYGLLPMFHSFGVLLSIIYSIETGSRAVLFPTFDPELVSQAAKRFPPTFVPAVPPMFDRLARVARDGKLDLTGVVYAISGAMTLTPAVVNRWEALAGSMLNEGYGLTETSPVALANPFSDARRIGAIGIPFPSTDIRVVNPDQPTEQVELGEVGELLIAGPQVFQGYWNRPEETAATLLEGGWLRTGDLVVQDEDGFVTVVDRKKELIITGGFNVSPSEVERVVNTVPGVAESAVVGVARGSGAEIVTAVVVLEEGSTFDEDAARETAREHLAEFKRPSTYVVWEELPKSLIGKVLRRTVRDTLVADRNAVRAQVDPEA, from the coding sequence ATGCACCTGAATGAAACACGCGAGTGGAATCGGTTCTATGCCAAGGGCACGCCGATCGACATCGAGCCCGTCACGGGATCCCTCGCTGACCTGCTCGACGAGCGCTGCGCGCAGTGGGCTGACCGCGACGCGATCAGCTTCTTCGGCCGCACCGTCACCTACCGCGAGCTCGGCGAGCGAGTCTCCCGCGTCGCCCAGGGCCTCGCCGACCTCGGCGTTGGCGCGGGCGATCGCGTCGCGCTCATCATGCCGAACGCGCCGCAGCACGTGATCGCGTTCTACGCGGTGCTCAGGCTCGGCGCGATCGTCGTCGAGCACAACCCGCTGTACACCCGGGACGAGCTCGAGACGCAGTTCCGCGACCACCGCGCGAGCGTCGTCATCGCGTGGACGAACGTCGTCGAGACCGTGCAGTCGCTGCCGAAGGACCTCGGCATCGAGACCGTCGTCGCCGTCGACGTCACTCGCGCGATGCCGTTCGCGACCCGTGCGGCGCTGCGACTCCCGATCGCGAAGGCGCGCGAGGGCCGCGCGAAGCTCTGGGCAGAGACGACGGGCACCGTGCCGTTCGCGACCCTTGAGCGCGCGCAGGCACTCCCCGCGAGCCACCCGCGCCCGAGCCGTGACGATATCGCCTGCCTGCAGTACACCTCGGGCACGACGGGTACGCCGAAGGGCGCGATGATCTCGCACGGCAACCTGTGGGCGAACGCTCGCCAGGGCGCGGCCTGGATGCCCGACTTCACCCGCGGCGAGGGCTCGATCTACGGCCTCCTACCGATGTTCCACTCGTTCGGCGTGCTGCTGTCGATCATCTACTCGATTGAGACCGGCTCGCGCGCGGTGCTGTTCCCGACGTTCGACCCCGAGCTCGTTTCGCAGGCGGCGAAGCGCTTCCCGCCGACGTTCGTGCCTGCTGTGCCGCCGATGTTCGACCGTCTCGCCCGCGTCGCGCGCGACGGCAAGCTCGACCTCACGGGCGTCGTCTACGCGATCTCGGGCGCGATGACGCTTACCCCCGCGGTCGTGAACCGGTGGGAGGCGCTCGCGGGAAGCATGCTCAACGAGGGCTATGGGCTCACCGAGACGAGCCCGGTCGCGCTCGCGAACCCCTTCAGCGACGCGCGCAGGATCGGTGCCATCGGCATCCCCTTCCCCTCAACCGACATTCGTGTCGTGAACCCCGACCAGCCAACCGAGCAGGTTGAGCTCGGCGAGGTCGGAGAGCTACTCATCGCTGGCCCCCAGGTCTTCCAGGGCTACTGGAACCGGCCCGAGGAGACCGCCGCGACCCTGCTCGAGGGCGGCTGGCTGCGCACTGGGGATCTGGTCGTGCAGGATGAGGACGGCTTCGTCACCGTCGTCGACCGCAAGAAAGAGCTCATCATCACAGGCGGCTTTAACGTCTCGCCGAGCGAGGTCGAGCGCGTCGTGAACACGGTGCCCGGCGTCGCGGAGAGCGCCGTCGTTGGCGTCGCGCGCGGTAGCGGGGCCGAGATCGTCACCGCGGTGGTTGTGCTCGAAGAGGGCTCGACGTTTGACGAAGACGCCGCCCGCGAGACCGCCCGCGAGCACCTCGCCGAGTTCAAGCGCCCGAGCACCTACGTGGTGTGGGAGGAGCTTCCGAAGTCCCTCATCGGCAAGGTGCTTCGCCGCACGGTGCGAGACACGCTCGTTGCCGATCGCAACGCGGTGCGCGCGCAGGTGGATCCGGAGGCGTAG